A genomic stretch from Rickettsiales bacterium includes:
- the rimM gene encoding ribosome maturation factor RimM (Essential for efficient processing of 16S rRNA), whose product MNQENEKYIIAGKVASPHGIRGAVKIFSYLEKPENFSNFKNFYDKNGGKISLKILSVHKNLAIAEINNSKTREEAEKLKNFEIFIKRKDLPNLDKNFYYYEDLKNLSVKSSVNENIGVISDVINFGSNDILEITYNDGKKELFAFTKKTFPEINIKDRFIIINPPEVDFDK is encoded by the coding sequence ATGAACCAAGAAAATGAAAAATATATAATCGCTGGAAAGGTTGCCTCCCCACATGGAATAAGGGGTGCGGTGAAAATATTTTCATATCTTGAAAAGCCTGAAAATTTCTCAAATTTCAAAAATTTTTATGATAAAAATGGCGGTAAAATTAGCCTAAAAATACTCTCTGTTCATAAAAATTTAGCAATCGCTGAAATCAATAACAGCAAAACTAGAGAAGAAGCTGAAAAACTCAAAAATTTTGAAATTTTTATCAAAAGAAAAGATTTGCCAAACTTAGATAAAAATTTTTATTATTACGAAGATCTAAAAAATTTATCTGTTAAAAGCTCTGTCAACGAAAATATTGGCGTAATTTCTGATGTTATAAATTTTGGATCTAATGATATTTTAGAAATAACCTATAATGATGGCAAAAAAGAACTTTTTGCCTTTACAAAAAAAACCTTCCCTGAGATTAATA